GCAAGCATCGGCTCTGTGGCTCCGATGCCGCGCGCGCGCTCGCCAGGACCAGGGGAAGCGGTCGCCTGGCCGGGGCTGGGCACGACGCGTCGGCTCGGCTAGGTAGTTGGCGGCGGCTCAGCTTGCTGCGTGGCGGCTGTGCTCCGGCGTCCTTGCCAGATGGCGAGCGGCGGTGCTCCCGGTGCGCGCCGGGTGGAGAGTTGTGACCGTTGGCGACCCCGACACGCCGACGTGAGACTACGCCCACGGCGCGTCGCACCGCCGCCCGGTCAGAACTGTTCAAGCCATGGGGGCCGCCGGCGCCCGGCGGCGCCGGACAGAGACCACGACGGGAGGCGGCTCAGTCCTCCGCGTAGACGCTCGGCTTGAGCACCGCCACGAAGGGCAAGGTCCTGTACTTCTCCGCCCAGTCGAGGCCGTAGCCGACCACAAAGTCGTTCGGGATGTCGAAGCCGATGTAGCGGACGTCGATCTCCACCTGAACGGCGTCAGGCTTGCGCAACAGGGTCGCAACCTCGACAGACTCGGCCCCTCGCGAGCGCAGGTTGCCCAGCAGCCACGACAAGGTGACGCCCGTGTCGATGATGTCCTCCACGATCAGCACGTGACGGCCGGTCAGGTCGGCGTCCAAGTCCTTGAGGATGCGCACCACGCCGGAGGACCGTGTGCCGGAGCCGTACGAGGAGACCGCCATCCAGTCCATCTGGACGTAGGGCGGGAGGCGGCGCGCGAGGTCCGCCATCACCATCACGGCGCCCTTGAGGACGCCAACGAGCAACACCTCTTTGCCCTCGTAGTCTTCGCGAATCTGCGCGGCTATCTGGTCGAGCCTGGTGCTGATCTGCTTCTCGGTGACAACGACGCTGCTGAAGTCATCCATGGTGAAGGCGGCTTTGGTGAAGTCGGGGCTCACTCTTCGGGTCCGTTCTGGTCTGGTTGATCGAAGCGTTCGAGGGGGTGCGTGATGATCAGCCTGCCATATTCACGCCGGGCCTCGAAGCCACCTGGCAGCGACACCGCGCCCTGTCCTGAATACGTGGTGACCAGCCGATCGAGCGCCGCCACGTGCGAAGCGGCGAGCGGTCGCGCCCCGCTGTTCTCTGCCAGCATTTTGAGCATGCGGGTCCTGATGGCATCGGGCAGGGCCGCGAGCATGTCGCAGCGCCACTCCTCCCCTGCGACCTTGGACTCCGAGTTCTGAATGGCGGTGCGAGCCTGGCGCTCCAACTCATCCGCGTCCGACTGCAGCATCGCGGCCGAGCGCGCGAGCCCCGAGATGACACCTGGCCCCAAGACGTCGACCAAGGCGGGCATCACGATCCCGCGCAGCGCCGAGCGCCGGGGACCCCCATCGGGCTCGTTCGTGGGGTCGAACCATGGCTCGAGCCCGAGCGCCTCGCACGCCGCCACCGTGTCCTTGCGTCGCAACGACAAAAAGGGCCGCACATAGCGCCCGCGCTTGACCGGCATCCCGGCAAGCGCCCTGGCCCCCGATCCACGCGCGAGCGCGAGCAGTACCGTCTCCGCCTGATCGTCCATCGTGTGACCGGTCAGGATGTGGGGGGTGAGGCCGCCTTCCAGGTCCGCGCGAGCATCGAGCGCGGCATACCTCGCGCGCCGTGCGGCAGCCTCAAGCCCGCCTTCGCGGCCCACGATCACCTTCTCCACAAACGCCGTCACGATCCCGGCCTTGCGCGCTTGAGCGACCGCCTTCTCCGCGACAACGGCCGACTCGGGAGACAAGCCATGGTCGACGACGATGGCGCCAACGAGGAACCCCTCCTTGCGGGCCACGAAACTCGCGGCCGCGGCCAGCGCGAGGGAATCTGGCCCGCCAGAGCAAGCCACCCAGATCTTGGCCCCCATGTCGATGCCATCGAGGGCCTCGCGCACAGCATTGCGCGTCGCCGCCACGGCAGGATGAGGTCCAGTC
The Demequina sp. TMPB413 DNA segment above includes these coding regions:
- the hpt gene encoding hypoxanthine phosphoribosyltransferase gives rise to the protein MDDFSSVVVTEKQISTRLDQIAAQIREDYEGKEVLLVGVLKGAVMVMADLARRLPPYVQMDWMAVSSYGSGTRSSGVVRILKDLDADLTGRHVLIVEDIIDTGVTLSWLLGNLRSRGAESVEVATLLRKPDAVQVEIDVRYIGFDIPNDFVVGYGLDWAEKYRTLPFVAVLKPSVYAED
- the tilS gene encoding tRNA lysidine(34) synthetase TilS, with the translated sequence MTGPHPAVAATRNAVREALDGIDMGAKIWVACSGGPDSLALAAAASFVARKEGFLVGAIVVDHGLSPESAVVAEKAVAQARKAGIVTAFVEKVIVGREGGLEAAARRARYAALDARADLEGGLTPHILTGHTMDDQAETVLLALARGSGARALAGMPVKRGRYVRPFLSLRRKDTVAACEALGLEPWFDPTNEPDGGPRRSALRGIVMPALVDVLGPGVISGLARSAAMLQSDADELERQARTAIQNSESKVAGEEWRCDMLAALPDAIRTRMLKMLAENSGARPLAASHVAALDRLVTTYSGQGAVSLPGGFEARREYGRLIITHPLERFDQPDQNGPEE